One window from the genome of Mustela lutreola isolate mMusLut2 chromosome 11, mMusLut2.pri, whole genome shotgun sequence encodes:
- the SLC2A11 gene encoding solute carrier family 2, facilitated glucose transporter member 11 isoform X3, producing MRALQRLIQGRVLLLTTCAAGIGGTFQFGYNLSIINAPTLSIQEFINETWWLRTGQPLPNHLVLFVWSLIVSLYPLGGLFGALLTGPLAVLLGRKKSLLVNNVFVVAAATLFGFSRRAGSFEMIVLGRLLMGISAGLSMNVQPMYLGESAPKELRGAVAMTPAIFTALGILIGQVVGLRELLGDPGAWPLLLASCLVPGLLQLASLPLLPESPRYLLIDRGDTEACLAALQRLRGTADVVGELEELEEERVASQDQRTRRPWELFQDRGLRRQVMSLVVLGSAVELCGNDSVYAYASSVFQAAGIPEEKVQYAVLGTGSCELLAACLSCVLIEMSGRRVLLIGGYCLMTCWGSIFTVALCLQSSFSWMPYLAMSCIFAFILSFGIGPAGVTGILATELFDQKSRPAAYMVGGALVWTLLFLVGLGFPFIKTKGKTFLEISEELHRLNFPRQSQGPKRMGPEVILSTEL from the exons aTTCAGGGCAGGGTCCTGCTCCTGACCACCTGTGCGGCTGGCATTGGTGGTACTTTTCAGTTTGGCTACAACCTCTCCATCATCAATGCCCCGACTTTG TCCATTCAGGAATTCATCAACGAGACATGGTGGCTGCGGACCGGCCAGCCACTGCCCAACCACCTGGTTCTGTTTGTGTGGTCCCTCATTGTGTCTCTGTACCCCCTGGGGGGCCTCTTTGGAGCCTTGCTTACTGGGCCCCTGGCTGTCCTGCTGGGAAG GAAGAAGTCCCTCCTAGTGAATAACGTCTTTGTGGTGGCCGCGGCCACCTTGTTTGGCTTCAGCCGCCGAGCAGGCTCCTTTGAGATGATCGTGCTGGGCAGGCTGCTCATGGGAATCAGTGCAG GCTTGAGCATGAATGTCCAGCCCATGTACCTGGGGGAAAGTGCTCCCAAGGAACTTCGAGGAGCCGTGGCCATGACCCCAGCCATCTTCACTGCCCTGGGGATCTTGATAGGTCAGGTGGTTGGACTCAG GGAGCTCCTGGGTGACCCAGGGGCCTGGCCCCTGCTGCTGGCCAGCTGCCTGGTGCCTGGGCTGCTCCagcttgcctccctccctctgctccccgagAGCCCACGCTACCTACTCATTGACCGTGGAGACACCGAGGCCTGCCTGGCAG ccctgcagcGGCTGCGGGGCACTGCAGACGTGGTGGGggagctggaggagctggaggaggagcggGTCGCCTCCCAGGACCAGCGCACCCGGCGCCCGTGGGAGCTGTTCCAAGATCGCGGCCTGCGGAGGCAGGTGATGAGCCTCGTGGTGTTGGGCAGTGCCGTGGAGCTCTGCGGGAACGACTCG GTGTACGCATACGCCTCCTCAGTGTTCCAGGCGGCGGGGATCCCTGAGGAGAAGGTCCAGTATGCAGTCTTGGGGACTGGGAGCTGTGAGCTGCTTGCAGCCTGCCTCAGT TGTGTGCTGATCGAGATGTCCGGCCGCCGCGTGCTGCTGATAGGCGGGTACTGCCTGATGACCTGCTGGGGAAGTATTTTCACCGTGGCCCTATGCCTGCAG AGCTCCTTCTCCTGGATGCCCTACCTGGCCATGTCCTGCATCTTTGCCTTCATCCTCAGCTTTGGCATTGGCCCCG CTGGAGTGACAGGGATCCTGGCCACGGAGCTGTTTGACCAGAAATCCAGGCCTGCTGCCTATATGGTTGGCGGCGCGCTCGTGTGGACCTTGCTCTTCTTGGTCGGGCTGGGGTTTCCCTTCATTAAG ACCAAAGGCAAGACTTTCCTGGAGATCTCCGAGGAACTGCACAGACTCAACTTCCCCCGGCAGAGCCAGGGCCCCAAGAGGATGGGCCCAGAAGTCATCCTGTCCACAGAGCTGTAG
- the SLC2A11 gene encoding solute carrier family 2, facilitated glucose transporter member 11 isoform X4, with translation MRALQRLIQGRVLLLTTCAAGIGGTFQFGYNLSIINAPTLSIQEFINETWWLRTGQPLPNHLVLFVWSLIVSLYPLGGLFGALLTGPLAVLLGRKKSLLVNNVFVVAAATLFGFSRRAGSFEMIVLGRLLMGISAGLSMNVQPMYLGESAPKELRGAVAMTPAIFTALGILIGQVVGLRELLGDPGAWPLLLASCLVPGLLQLASLPLLPESPRYLLIDRGDTEACLAALQRLRGTADVVGELEELEEERVASQDQRTRRPWELFQDRGLRRQVMSLVVLGSAVELCGNDSVYAYASSVFQAAGIPEEKVQYAVLGTGSCELLAACLSCVLIEMSGRRVLLIGGYCLMTCWGSIFTVALCLQSSFSWMPYLAMSCIFAFILSFGIGPERFSFHCKTEKKIQRFPICLLPPHRQG, from the exons aTTCAGGGCAGGGTCCTGCTCCTGACCACCTGTGCGGCTGGCATTGGTGGTACTTTTCAGTTTGGCTACAACCTCTCCATCATCAATGCCCCGACTTTG TCCATTCAGGAATTCATCAACGAGACATGGTGGCTGCGGACCGGCCAGCCACTGCCCAACCACCTGGTTCTGTTTGTGTGGTCCCTCATTGTGTCTCTGTACCCCCTGGGGGGCCTCTTTGGAGCCTTGCTTACTGGGCCCCTGGCTGTCCTGCTGGGAAG GAAGAAGTCCCTCCTAGTGAATAACGTCTTTGTGGTGGCCGCGGCCACCTTGTTTGGCTTCAGCCGCCGAGCAGGCTCCTTTGAGATGATCGTGCTGGGCAGGCTGCTCATGGGAATCAGTGCAG GCTTGAGCATGAATGTCCAGCCCATGTACCTGGGGGAAAGTGCTCCCAAGGAACTTCGAGGAGCCGTGGCCATGACCCCAGCCATCTTCACTGCCCTGGGGATCTTGATAGGTCAGGTGGTTGGACTCAG GGAGCTCCTGGGTGACCCAGGGGCCTGGCCCCTGCTGCTGGCCAGCTGCCTGGTGCCTGGGCTGCTCCagcttgcctccctccctctgctccccgagAGCCCACGCTACCTACTCATTGACCGTGGAGACACCGAGGCCTGCCTGGCAG ccctgcagcGGCTGCGGGGCACTGCAGACGTGGTGGGggagctggaggagctggaggaggagcggGTCGCCTCCCAGGACCAGCGCACCCGGCGCCCGTGGGAGCTGTTCCAAGATCGCGGCCTGCGGAGGCAGGTGATGAGCCTCGTGGTGTTGGGCAGTGCCGTGGAGCTCTGCGGGAACGACTCG GTGTACGCATACGCCTCCTCAGTGTTCCAGGCGGCGGGGATCCCTGAGGAGAAGGTCCAGTATGCAGTCTTGGGGACTGGGAGCTGTGAGCTGCTTGCAGCCTGCCTCAGT TGTGTGCTGATCGAGATGTCCGGCCGCCGCGTGCTGCTGATAGGCGGGTACTGCCTGATGACCTGCTGGGGAAGTATTTTCACCGTGGCCCTATGCCTGCAG AGCTCCTTCTCCTGGATGCCCTACCTGGCCATGTCCTGCATCTTTGCCTTCATCCTCAGCTTTGGCATTGGCCCCG agcGGTTTTCATTTCACTgcaaaactgagaagaaaatacagagatttcccatatgcctcctccctcctcacaGGCAGGGATGA
- the SLC2A11 gene encoding solute carrier family 2, facilitated glucose transporter member 11 isoform X1 has translation MRALQRLIQGRVLLLTTCAAGIGGTFQFGYNLSIINAPTLSIQEFINETWWLRTGQPLPNHLVLFVWSLIVSLYPLGGLFGALLTGPLAVLLGRKKSLLVNNVFVVAAATLFGFSRRAGSFEMIVLGRLLMGISAGLSMNVQPMYLGESAPKELRGAVAMTPAIFTALGILIGQVVGLRELLGDPGAWPLLLASCLVPGLLQLASLPLLPESPRYLLIDRGDTEACLAALQRLRGTADVVGELEELEEERVASQDQRTRRPWELFQDRGLRRQVMSLVVLGSAVELCGNDSVYAYASSVFQAAGIPEEKVQYAVLGTGSCELLAACLSCVLIEMSGRRVLLIGGYCLMTCWGSIFTVALCLQSSFSWMPYLAMSCIFAFILSFGIGPAGVTGILATELFDQKSRPAAYMVGGALVWTLLFLVGLGFPFIKEGLSHFLYMPFLAFCVCGAIYTGFFLPETKGKTFLEISEELHRLNFPRQSQGPKRMGPEVILSTEL, from the exons aTTCAGGGCAGGGTCCTGCTCCTGACCACCTGTGCGGCTGGCATTGGTGGTACTTTTCAGTTTGGCTACAACCTCTCCATCATCAATGCCCCGACTTTG TCCATTCAGGAATTCATCAACGAGACATGGTGGCTGCGGACCGGCCAGCCACTGCCCAACCACCTGGTTCTGTTTGTGTGGTCCCTCATTGTGTCTCTGTACCCCCTGGGGGGCCTCTTTGGAGCCTTGCTTACTGGGCCCCTGGCTGTCCTGCTGGGAAG GAAGAAGTCCCTCCTAGTGAATAACGTCTTTGTGGTGGCCGCGGCCACCTTGTTTGGCTTCAGCCGCCGAGCAGGCTCCTTTGAGATGATCGTGCTGGGCAGGCTGCTCATGGGAATCAGTGCAG GCTTGAGCATGAATGTCCAGCCCATGTACCTGGGGGAAAGTGCTCCCAAGGAACTTCGAGGAGCCGTGGCCATGACCCCAGCCATCTTCACTGCCCTGGGGATCTTGATAGGTCAGGTGGTTGGACTCAG GGAGCTCCTGGGTGACCCAGGGGCCTGGCCCCTGCTGCTGGCCAGCTGCCTGGTGCCTGGGCTGCTCCagcttgcctccctccctctgctccccgagAGCCCACGCTACCTACTCATTGACCGTGGAGACACCGAGGCCTGCCTGGCAG ccctgcagcGGCTGCGGGGCACTGCAGACGTGGTGGGggagctggaggagctggaggaggagcggGTCGCCTCCCAGGACCAGCGCACCCGGCGCCCGTGGGAGCTGTTCCAAGATCGCGGCCTGCGGAGGCAGGTGATGAGCCTCGTGGTGTTGGGCAGTGCCGTGGAGCTCTGCGGGAACGACTCG GTGTACGCATACGCCTCCTCAGTGTTCCAGGCGGCGGGGATCCCTGAGGAGAAGGTCCAGTATGCAGTCTTGGGGACTGGGAGCTGTGAGCTGCTTGCAGCCTGCCTCAGT TGTGTGCTGATCGAGATGTCCGGCCGCCGCGTGCTGCTGATAGGCGGGTACTGCCTGATGACCTGCTGGGGAAGTATTTTCACCGTGGCCCTATGCCTGCAG AGCTCCTTCTCCTGGATGCCCTACCTGGCCATGTCCTGCATCTTTGCCTTCATCCTCAGCTTTGGCATTGGCCCCG CTGGAGTGACAGGGATCCTGGCCACGGAGCTGTTTGACCAGAAATCCAGGCCTGCTGCCTATATGGTTGGCGGCGCGCTCGTGTGGACCTTGCTCTTCTTGGTCGGGCTGGGGTTTCCCTTCATTAAG GAGGGCTTGTCCCACTTTCTCTATATGCCTTTCCTCGCCTTCTGTGTCTGTGGGGCCATCTATACTGGCTTCTTTCTCCCTGAGACCAAAGGCAAGACTTTCCTGGAGATCTCCGAGGAACTGCACAGACTCAACTTCCCCCGGCAGAGCCAGGGCCCCAAGAGGATGGGCCCAGAAGTCATCCTGTCCACAGAGCTGTAG
- the SLC2A11 gene encoding solute carrier family 2, facilitated glucose transporter member 11 isoform X2 — protein sequence MRALQRLIQGRVLLLTTCAAGIGGTFQFGYNLSIINAPTLSIQEFINETWWLRTGQPLPNHLVLFVWSLIVSLYPLGGLFGALLTGPLAVLLGRKKSLLVNNVFVVAAATLFGFSRRAGSFEMIVLGRLLMGISAGLSMNVQPMYLGESAPKELRGAVAMTPAIFTALGILIGQVVGLRELLGDPGAWPLLLASCLVPGLLQLASLPLLPESPRYLLIDRGDTEACLAALQRLRGTADVVGELEELEEERVASQDQRTRRPWELFQDRGLRRQVMSLVVLGSAVELCGNDSVYAYASSVFQAAGIPEEKVQYAVLGTGSCELLAACLSCVLIEMSGRRVLLIGGYCLMTCWGSIFTVALCLQSSFSWMPYLAMSCIFAFILSFGIGPAGVTGILATELFDQKSRPAAYMVGGALVWTLLFLVGLGFPFIKSGFHFTAKLRRKYRDFPYASSLLTGRDDSFIVGDRLRLGKSLPLQEGAWLTASKIRCT from the exons aTTCAGGGCAGGGTCCTGCTCCTGACCACCTGTGCGGCTGGCATTGGTGGTACTTTTCAGTTTGGCTACAACCTCTCCATCATCAATGCCCCGACTTTG TCCATTCAGGAATTCATCAACGAGACATGGTGGCTGCGGACCGGCCAGCCACTGCCCAACCACCTGGTTCTGTTTGTGTGGTCCCTCATTGTGTCTCTGTACCCCCTGGGGGGCCTCTTTGGAGCCTTGCTTACTGGGCCCCTGGCTGTCCTGCTGGGAAG GAAGAAGTCCCTCCTAGTGAATAACGTCTTTGTGGTGGCCGCGGCCACCTTGTTTGGCTTCAGCCGCCGAGCAGGCTCCTTTGAGATGATCGTGCTGGGCAGGCTGCTCATGGGAATCAGTGCAG GCTTGAGCATGAATGTCCAGCCCATGTACCTGGGGGAAAGTGCTCCCAAGGAACTTCGAGGAGCCGTGGCCATGACCCCAGCCATCTTCACTGCCCTGGGGATCTTGATAGGTCAGGTGGTTGGACTCAG GGAGCTCCTGGGTGACCCAGGGGCCTGGCCCCTGCTGCTGGCCAGCTGCCTGGTGCCTGGGCTGCTCCagcttgcctccctccctctgctccccgagAGCCCACGCTACCTACTCATTGACCGTGGAGACACCGAGGCCTGCCTGGCAG ccctgcagcGGCTGCGGGGCACTGCAGACGTGGTGGGggagctggaggagctggaggaggagcggGTCGCCTCCCAGGACCAGCGCACCCGGCGCCCGTGGGAGCTGTTCCAAGATCGCGGCCTGCGGAGGCAGGTGATGAGCCTCGTGGTGTTGGGCAGTGCCGTGGAGCTCTGCGGGAACGACTCG GTGTACGCATACGCCTCCTCAGTGTTCCAGGCGGCGGGGATCCCTGAGGAGAAGGTCCAGTATGCAGTCTTGGGGACTGGGAGCTGTGAGCTGCTTGCAGCCTGCCTCAGT TGTGTGCTGATCGAGATGTCCGGCCGCCGCGTGCTGCTGATAGGCGGGTACTGCCTGATGACCTGCTGGGGAAGTATTTTCACCGTGGCCCTATGCCTGCAG AGCTCCTTCTCCTGGATGCCCTACCTGGCCATGTCCTGCATCTTTGCCTTCATCCTCAGCTTTGGCATTGGCCCCG CTGGAGTGACAGGGATCCTGGCCACGGAGCTGTTTGACCAGAAATCCAGGCCTGCTGCCTATATGGTTGGCGGCGCGCTCGTGTGGACCTTGCTCTTCTTGGTCGGGCTGGGGTTTCCCTTCATTAAG agcGGTTTTCATTTCACTgcaaaactgagaagaaaatacagagatttcccatatgcctcctccctcctcacaGGCAGGGATGATTCCTTTATTGTCGGGGACCGCCTCCGGCTGGGAAAGTCCCTGCCATTACAAGaaggcgcttggctcactgccagcaaaatacgctgcacGTAA